In the Telopea speciosissima isolate NSW1024214 ecotype Mountain lineage chromosome 6, Tspe_v1, whole genome shotgun sequence genome, AAAAGATCATTGGATGGAGACAATCAATTGgtcgaaatgaccaaaaacTTTTATTAAAAACATCGATATCCATCGCTCACAGACGAGTGTGCATGAAAACCTTTCCCATAAGATAAAGACAGATATTTATAAATATCATAGACGTACAAAATACAACACAACTGTATGTTAACATTGTTAAAGAggaataatattttaaaaccataatatataaaaaaattaaaatattatcaATCAATTACTAAATAACGAAATTGCTAGATTTTCATTTAGGAATCAAATAGATTcttataaaaattaattattgtagattattattttattagatATTATCTCAAAGGTTACAATTGCAAATCTCTGTCACTATCAAAATTCTGAGATTAGTTTTCAAGTTCATGAACTTAACAAACACTTTAAAAATGACTCCAAACCAGTGAATCAGTGGGCCGGCCGAGCTACAAACCAGTCCCAGTGCTCCAAACCAATGGATTCTGGTGGGCCAACCCCATTTACAAGTTGAGATTAAGGGTAGCTATTATTTGCTGATATTTATTTTTCCCTGGTGGGACCCAGAAATCAATGgtttataatttctttttttgattttttatatgCAATGGTGTATTAGTCTATAGACCATCTGATCGACCCTTGTAAATATGATCAAATGGTTTCTCCATCTATGGAGAGAGAAGCACGTCAACTAAAGTCTAAAGCGACGTAAAACTTCCTATTGTCTTCTCTAAACTAAACGAAGAATTAAAATATGGAGATTGTCcacttcaagaaaaaaaacgaCCATTACTTTCTTACTTTAATTATTGAGTATCAATCAATCTGAATTCCCAATTTAGGACCCTTTTTTCTCTCAATTTACCATTGTACCCTCATGGTTCTAATTACTATCATGCGCTGGGGCATGCGCAATGAGCACTCTCTGAGCATGGAGGGGTTGGCTCCCACTCCAAGAATGTAGAACTTCATATCCTAGAGTCCATTAGGTGCCACGTTGCAATTGTACATAAAATAAGGTGCTGCGCTGGTGAATCGGTGGACGGTACACGTATACAATTTGGGCAACACGGGCAGGGCTGGCGTGCTACCCGGGTTAGGGGGAACAAAAGCCTCGGAAGTAGAGCGCATAAACAATGGCcctgagagagaaagaaagggaaagagagagaggtttaaTGGGCTGGGCCCCATGCCATCTTCAATGTTCTTGGGATGCGGGGCCCAAAAAACTACTAGTTTGGAGTGGGGAAAACGACAAGAAAGACCGGCATAAAGGGAATACGCGGTGACGACATAAAGTGACCGCCTAACCAGGTTTTGTAACCGCTGATCGTACGATTCGGCAACGGGGTGGGGCCGGTGATTCCTTGTAGCAGGTCAGGCCCGTCAGGGACGTTtgcttttggggttttttttgggtaggttGTGAGTATAGGGAAGCACAGGCCTGATGAGGGTGTTTGATCGTTCGATTCAGATCCATCAGTAATGAATAGTGGCATTTCAGTAATTTAAGTAAACAATTAGGGTCATTACATATCGACATCGCGTTTACTTGTAGACAAGAGAGAGCGATGCTGGTATTGTAGTCTTTGTAGCCAATGGATTCAGTGGGAGAGATTCCAGAAACCCTCCGTTGTTTACATAAACGGTGAGAGGTGAGGGTCCCAAACTCTCTCACCAACCCCTTTATAAGCTATCCGCCCATATACCCTTCCTCCACAACTCCCAcacaacctctctctctctgtttctctttctttttctttgtgtgCTAAAGGAACCTGCTACTGCAAGTCTATTAGTGAAAGTAATGGAAGGCAGCACAAGAAGGCTCACTTTCATTGAAGAAGACGATGGTCTTGCTTCTCTTGCAGATATGGAAGCTGGGTTCTCAGGGAATCATCATCACCCGCTCCTAATGAGATCGTCTGGCTTCAGTGTTTCAATGAGAAGGGGTAGTTTAAAGGCTCTCTCTTCTCCTACTTATTCATCAACGAGGTCTCCGAGATTCTATGAGAATAATAAATTCGAAGAGCCTCATTTCCTTGAAGCTTGTTACCTCTGCAAGAAGCCTCTCCGTGATAATAGAGACATCTTCATGTACAGGTTAGAACTCTAAAGAGTCTCAGAATTAAACCTGTTtgaatatattatttttttcgttctattttgttcttttttggttttgttgatgTGGGCTATTAGATTGATGGGGTAAGTTTTGATTGCAGAGGAGATACTCCATTCTGTAGCGAGGAGTGCAGACAAGATCAGATAGAGATGGATGAAGCTAAGGAGAAAAACTGGAATCTCTCAGCTGGTTCAATGAAAGTTCTTAGGAAGGAACAGAAGAAAAGTTCTACTTCTCCAAGCAAAACCCAAAATTACTCTGTCCGGACGGGCACCGTTGCTGCtgcttgaaagttgaaactacAGAAACGAAATCTAAATAGCAATGGAAAACAAAATAACAGAAGGGACCCATAATAGAAATACACTATTAGATGAGCTTtgagtataaaaaaaaaaaaaaaaatcttcggCTTTGTATGTAAGAAGCAGGCCTAGGCGCCCAGCAGGGGGACCAGACTCcagagagagaggtggaggaaggagaagagatcccattttgagttttttttttttatttttaaagaaaatttgtgAATGTGTATAGGTATTAGGTACTTTTTAAGTCTGTACTTGCAAATGCTTAATGAGCTTTGTGCTTCCTTCTGTGATGaactatgaagaagaagaagagaagtatCAAGGAAGCTTGTTTATTAATTTGCAAAATggtctctttttcatttttggtgcAATTTTAAATAGTTTGAGATCTGCGTTTTATGGAAGTTTGAAGAAAAAAGGTCAGTGGGGCTTTATTGCTTACCTTCTTCCCTTGACATAAGGGGACGGAGGTGGGGCAGGTGGAGAAGTGGAACCTACAACGAAGATGATGGGATTGTGGGTGGGGACTATAGCTATAATTGCACTATTGCCTAGTGGGTCCTACTCTAATGGGGTTCTCTCACTTCTAAGTCGGGCCTTTGGCGGTGCCAAAGTCCTTTTGTTACGTCGTTAGGACACCTGTCATTAGTGAAAACAGTGAAGGTCTTAGTCGAGGAGAACTGGTGGgtctcatttatttatttattttttcttccttgCTGACTAAGTAATGACCCGGAAATGATCTTGGATCGTCTATTATATTCCCAGTGGTCTTTGTTAGACAGCGAAATGTGTCGCTCATCGGAGGGCCTGGCCCACAGATGCAGGATGGGAACTGGGTGGCAATTTAATGAGGGGCCCAGCACGGCGTGTGGACCTGGGTCGACCTGGGTTGAAGTTAGATTCTTGTCCGACGGGCAGAAATAAGACCCCCCTCTTATAGAACGTTGCCTCATGATTACAGTCGTAGCATTAGTATCATTAATCGAGTTCGACATGTTTGAAgtccctccccagaccccgcagttgCGGGAGCTTCTGCACTGGGAacaatttaaagggaaaattacatgattagctatttttgggtttttatttacaaaagtatttactttatgtttgatttaataaaaatagacaaaaataagtcaagatttacaaaaaaaaattgtccactatgtttgagttaataaaaatagataaaaataagTTAAGGCTTACAAAATTGAACAAAATAGTgcctctccttctcaaaattatttttttagatatttttatcCCTGCCATTGTCTTCTCGCCTAGGCATCTTTCATTTCCTGCAACCCATCTGTCCTTGTCACCACCATTTTTTGCTACCCAAATCCGCCCCTCCCTTCCCCCATTGTCTTCTCGCCTAGGCATCCTCTGTTCTCTGCAACCCATTCGTTCTCGTCGTCGCCATTTTCTGCTATCCAAACCCGCCCCTCCCCTTCTCTGTGATTACCCAagatgcctgggcgagaaggcaatggaaggggtaaaaatatctaaaaaaatgaGGGAGgaagagacactattttgtccagttttgtaaactcTTAacttttttgtctatttttattaactcaaacatacagtggatagttttgtaaatgaaaacccaaaagtagctaatcatgtaaatttcccattgttttttccctttttatgtTTAAGTTGGATTATAGGCTGTTTTACACAAATTATTATtccttaaattttttattttatcacaaATATATACTTTCTTAATCTCTTCGGTCTagtaaaatcataaaattgataataatatattattgtATTATGAAATTGATGGGCCAAAATAAACGGAGCACATTATATGGTTTAAAATTAAGAGGCTATCATATTGTTTGAAATGTCATTATATGTATGTTTAttgagattttatttttatttttgataaaaataaattttattgcaaagaggggggggggggaggcaagAGGAGCACAAGGCATCCTGATTACAAGCATCAAGAAGTGAAGGAGTTGAAATGTGTTAATCTGTCTTACTTGCCATAGACATGGCCTTCTTGGTTAGAGAGTCCGCTTCTCTAGGGATAACATGAAAACTACAAGAAATAAAATTGGTAGCCAACACTCGAATATCTTCAATGACACCCACATCTTcaagagaggggggaggggagaaatggGTCAATCAAAAGGCTCCCAAGGTTTCCACGAAAATGTTATTGAAGGCTCCTTCCACCATAGCCTGAAGACCTGCACGAACCACAAGAGCTTCGCCCACGAGAACATCCGCACAAATGATAGGTTCCGAAAACGCCAAAATTGGAGTTCCAGTTTGGTTTCAAAGTATCACACCAGTGGCACCTGTTGATGATGACGAAGGGAAAGCAGCATCGCAGTTATGTCCATTGAGATTAAGAGCCATAAAGCTCCAAATATTTTTGAGATATACTTATGGATATCCACTAGACCAGTGAAGAACATTTTCTTAAGTAAGTTCTTGTTTCATGACAATGAATTGAATCTCAATAGGAGCTATATGGACCAAACTTGGATAGCCCAATTGTAGCCCATTTAGTATGAACCCGTTTATAATCGTTTAGCACAAGCTCGATTATAGACCGATACTCGATCGATTGTTTATTAATGAAACCATGCCTAGCCTATGAGGATCAATTACTTAAACGGATCGAtcagggtgtgaaatcctaaaGTAGAGAGGACCGATTAGGTTTGACTGACACCAGACCAGACCgattgattgacacccttacaaaaCACTCCAACAATGTCCCGAATACCTATGTCTAAGCCGATGTTGGGGAAGCGATCATAAATAGTGTAATGcactctcttttttgttttgatcaaGGTTATAGGTATTGGTGGCTATATCAATCACTACCAATATCAATATCGGTGTTGAAATACACACCATGTATTTCAACGCCACTTTTTGATTGATACTCTCTATCTGTAATGGTATCATATTGATATTGGTTACCATTGATATAGCCAAAAACTCTCCTAAGGCAAACCAATTCAACTAGCAAGCCTGCAACCAACTGAGTAAGCGGCTGTTCATTAGTAATTAAGGGGTACTGTTTCTTGCGTGGGACGTAGGGGCCACGCCTCACGcgccagccaatgagagcgaGCGGTGTGGCACAGTAGGGGGCATATATAATTTCAGCCATACATGGGGGGCAGAGTAGTCATTCCAGTCCCCTGCTGTGCATGggcgtggcccctgcatcccACGCAGGAAACATTCTCCCAATAATTAATTGTCAAATTTATTATTATCAAAATAATTCTTTAGAAATTTAGTTGTATCTGATGAATAGGGATGAAAAGCGATTCTTAGAATAGATAGGGGGAAAAAACCAAACataaaatgaaaggaaaatctAATAATCATCTTTAGGCAAAAATGACAGCCCACTAACATTTTTCTTTGTAACCGACTtacattttttatataattttggTCAAATGTTCCGCATGCCGGGGCGCAGGTTGTGCCTAGACAtatggggtgggcgaaatgaccaccctacccccagAATGACAGGAATACCTAGCTCATGTGTGTGGGCATAGCCTGCACTGCTGCATAGTGGACATCAGCCCAATAACTTTATATGAACCCTATGGCTTTATGTAACGAAAGGAAAATCTAATAATCAATTCTTCTGTACCCGCAAGCCGCAGCAAGTTTGAGTCCGGCCCATGTAACTTTATATGAACCCTATGGTTTTATGTAACACGACTATTGGCCAGATTGGGATCGTGATCAATATTGGTATCGGtgggaatcggtatcggatcatCATATAAGACGGTTTTCCTTTAAAGATACCAATATCTGATTGGATTTTAACAAtgagagaaagaacgccacctggTCGCGCCAGACACACTACCCTTGTGCTCTGACATGGGGCACGTGAAATGATCGCCCACCTCTGATATTTCCCAGGTTCAACAAGGGTATGGCGGTCATTTCAAGAAATTCTATCAAATAAGAGAACTGGGGGCAAGATCGAAAATATTTCGGAAtaaagagaagataaaaatacCTATACGGCCGTTGAAGACCCAGTGCTCCCatctaagggtgttaaacggtccggttttggttaaatggtttggtttggttcggttttgactgcttgagggtagaaactgtaaccagaccatttaactaaacggtctcacAATCAAAACCTGAACCGCTTGGTAAACAGTTTCGATTAAACGATTTTTAAAAgatttcggttaaatggtttttaaacGGTTTTACACGTTTCGGTTAGACGGTTGCTAGATGGTTTCATAAATAATTTACTAAGTCTAATTTACACTGGTTACCTGCtgcattttttaataaaaaatgggGGCTTTTGGCAGTGTACATAACCATTAAGGAAGACGCATATAAAAATTAGGGCTCATGTACTTTGTGCCGCAACGCAGGTTGCGCCCGCACACATGGgcttgccactcaggggggcagggtgatcattgcacccacccccatgtatcTAGGTGCAGCCTGCGCCGCCTAAAAATTAAGAATGGAATAGGAACAACGAAAGCCATGGTTAGAACTTCAAAATACAAAGACCCAGAAGCACATAACAGTATGAATCAATAACTCTCCTGAAACTGAGGTTTTAAAATGGTTagacggtttggttataatcggttttaattggattacatGGTTTGAAACTGTTGGATTAATCGATCTAAATCGAATCAAATCGATTAAATAAacggtgtcatttctaaaactaTAACCGGAACATTTAACTAAACAACCTGCTGATTTCgatttaaatggttcgatttgaTTTCAGTAAACGAATACTTGAAGAAGTGACATATACCTGCTTACGATGATGGAGTTACTAAGGGTCATAGAAGAAGATATATTTGacaaaaaaaccagaaaaaagaagagggaaacaTGAGATAATCCGGTTCGCAACTAAGAGAGAAATCCCCCCTTGGCCAACCTACTAGAGTCATCAGCGAAGGCAAAGGCATTGATTGGgctgagaaaagagaaaaaaattatcCTCTGGAAGAAAACAACTACGTGGTCAGTTGGTTGATGCTTTGCCGATAAAGTGCAGGCTGCCCAGCTCCCAGGAGCTCCGAGGAGGTAATGGTGCGTGGTTCAGGTCCATGTACATGGTCCAACCTTGGGACCTGATCAGCGCCCAAATGGAATCTACTGCCCCCTCTATGGGCACAGATCAGTTCCCAAGGGCAGACCACGTACGTGGACCTGATGTGTGCTCGAGGTAATGGATGTGATTCTCCAACCTTTCACCTTGTaccagaagagagagagagagagaggtcctTGTACCTAGACACAATCTTACAAAATGACTGTCATGCTTCTAAGGATTTCCACCTTACGTGTGACGATCATTTAGCGCATAGGGAACGTGCACCCCACGGGGATGagatagcgttctttctcccaatatATAAATATTCAAATCAAAATTAACTATAGCTCGACCAGTGGGCTTAACAGTGAGCACTAAAGACCCCAAGATGAACCTAGATTTTCAAAAACGACATGGGCTGTGATTGGGAATTTTTGAAGGAACAATCTGAAAAGAGTGATTAGGAATTTTCATAGCGAGGTAGTTGGAAAGCGATAGAAATTGTACCTAATTATCACTGCCTAAAGTCGGTAGGAGCCAAGTGGGCCCAACCGAATCCATCAATATATGTCAAGCCCAAACCCACTCTTATGTGGTTGGTCTCCTATTAGATTTCGGCCTCAGGTCAGTATAGCCCATTGGGTCCAACCGAACCCATTAATGCTACGACCAATCTTAGCTGTGCGTATATGGAAGGATAATAAAAAAAGTTGACAAATGTATATTTATGAAACAACATGATTTTGCCATGTGTTGAGTTTTggcctcaaattcaatcatataccctCTCATGTATGCCTATGCACTCTTTTGGCTGACACCATTTTATAGTTCTAAatctatttatgtttttttttttaaatttcttttgcGTGTGAAGTTAATGCATTATCTGACCACTTA is a window encoding:
- the LOC122664790 gene encoding FCS-Like Zinc finger 3-like — its product is MEGSTRRLTFIEEDDGLASLADMEAGFSGNHHHPLLMRSSGFSVSMRRGSLKALSSPTYSSTRSPRFYENNKFEEPHFLEACYLCKKPLRDNRDIFMYRGDTPFCSEECRQDQIEMDEAKEKNWNLSAGSMKVLRKEQKKSSTSPSKTQNYSVRTGTVAAA